One genomic window of Coffea eugenioides isolate CCC68of chromosome 1, Ceug_1.0, whole genome shotgun sequence includes the following:
- the LOC113778116 gene encoding uncharacterized protein LOC113778116 has product MASVSLYSSGLFLPISHYSPSRCCIKTQALALNQSRFLSSNSVLRFKRQILVSTVQFKKLRSPRPPQVVPTVLSAQSNFLKVVRTVWKVGMDGIEAGTNLVPGAIPRPLARIAVTVVALSISLFVLTSFLSTAFTVLAMMGLIYFTFIALNKDEGPKGDGGTTSVEDSLEEARKIMEKYK; this is encoded by the exons ATGGCTTCAGTAAGCTTATATAGCAGTGGCCTCTTCTTGCCCATTTCACATTACTCTCCCAGCAGATGTTGCATCAAAACTCAAGCTTTGGCTCTGAACCAATCTCGCTTTCTATCTTCCAATTCGGTTTTGAGGTTCAAAAGGCAAATTCTGGTGTCAACCGTTCAATTCAAGAAGTTGAGGAGCCCCAGACCTCCTCAGGTTGTACCCACTGTTCTGTCTGCACAATCCAATTTCCTTAAAG TTGTTCGAACAGTATGGAAGGTTGGGATGGATGGAATTGAAGCAGGAACTAATCTAGTGCCT GGAGCTATCCCAAGGCCGCTAGCAAGAATTGCAGTAACTGTAGTTGCTCTGTCTATATCACTCTTTGTACTCACCTCCTTCCTGTCTACTGCCTTCACCGTGCTG GCCATGATGGGACTCATTTACTTTACGTTCATAGCATTGAATAAAGATGAAGGCCCGAAAGGAGATGGAGGTACTACCTCTGTGGAAGACAGTCTTgaagaagcaagaaaaataaTGGAGAAGTACAAGTAA
- the LOC113778107 gene encoding alcohol dehydrogenase 2-like produces MSSTTGLVIPCKAAVSWEAGKPLVMEQVEVAPPQTMEVRIKIKYTSLCHTDLYFWEAKGQAPLFPRIFGHEAAGIVESVGEGVSDLQTGDHVLPVFTGECKECAHCKSEDSNMCDLLRINTDRGVMLTDGKSRFSIDGKRINHFLGTSTFSEYTVVHSGCLAKINPLAPLDKVCILSCGISTGLGATLNVAKPKKGSSVAIFGLGAVGLAAAEGARIAGASRIIGIDLNPNRFEEAKKFGVTEFINPKDHDRPVQQVIADMTDGGVDRSVECTGHIEAMVSAFECVHDGWGVAVLVGVPNKDAVFMTKPINLLNERTIKGTFFGNYKPRTDLPSVVEMYMNKKLELEKFITHRVSFSDINRAFELMLRGEGLRCIINMEE; encoded by the exons ATGTCAAGCACTACTGGTCTTGTGATTCCCTGTAAAG CTGCGGTTTCATGGGAAGCAGGGAAGCCATTGGTAATGGAGCAAGTGGAGGTGGCGCCACCGCAAACCATGGAAGTCAGGATCAAGATCAAATACACTTCTCTTTGTCACACTGACCTCTATTTTTGGGAAGCTAAa GGCCAAGCACCGTTGTTTCCCCGCATATTTGGTCATGAAGCAGCAGG GATAGTAGAGAGTGTTGGGGAAGGGGTGTCTGATCTCCAGACTGGGGACCATGTGCTTCCAGTTTTCACAGGAGAATGCAAGGAGTGTGCACATTGCAAATCTGAGGACAGCAATATGTGTGACCTGCTTAGAATAAATACAGACAGAGGGGTAATGCTCACTGATGGAAAGTCTAGGTTTTCTATTGATGGAAAGCGAATAAATCATTTCTTAGGAACATCAACTTTCAGTGAATACACTGTTGTCCACTCGGGCTGCCTTGCAAAGATCAATCCATTGGCCCCATTGGATAAAGTATGCATACTGAGTTGTGGCATCTCGACTG GGTTGGGTGCAACACTAAATGTAGCTAAGCCAAAGAAAGGATCCTCAGTTGCCATCTTCGGGCTAGGAGCTGTTGGTTTAGCT GCTGCTGAAGGTGCAAGGATTGCTGGGGCATCAAGGATTATTGGGATTGATTTGAACCCTAATAGATTTGAAGAAG CCAAGAAATTTGGAGTAACAGAGTTCATAAATCCAAAGGACCACGACAGACCAGTTCAACAG GTCATTGCAGATATGACAGACGGTGGAGTTGATAGGAGTGTGGAGTGCACGGGTCACATTGAAGCCATGGTTTCTGCCTTTGAATGCGTCCATGAC GGATGGGGGGTTGCCGTACTTGTGGGAGTGCCCAACAAGGATGCAGTCTTCATGACCAAGCCCATTAACTTGCTGAATGAGAGGACAATTAAGGGAACTTTCTTTGGGAATTACAAACCTCGTACTGATCTTCCTTCCGTGGTTGAAATGTACATGAACAAG AAACTAGAGCTGGAGAAATTCATTACACATCGGGTTTCATTCTCCGACATCAACAGGGCTTTCGAGCTCATGTTGAGAGGGGAAGGTCTGAGATGTATTATCAACATGGAAGAGTAA
- the LOC113774113 gene encoding uncharacterized protein At4g13230, which produces MASMALTTTFFKFQTSRAIIVRRPWSFVGVAPIKPFQATRRRATTAAYEQAADAARQGSKAAKQGTEAAKEAGQEMKHAAVSNAEDKTKNVAGKVAEASKDMSDKAKQTAQEAWDSVKDTTQKIKETVVGKAEEAKESAKHNAEKVERSMNTKN; this is translated from the exons ATGGCAAGCATGGCTCTAACCACCACCTTCTTCAAGTTCCAAACCTCAAGAGCAATCATCGTGCGCAGGCCTTGGAGTTTCGTAGGTGTTGCACCAATTAAGCCTTTCCAG GCAACTAGGCGGCGTGCGACAACTGCTGCATACGAACAGGCAGCCGATGCAGCAAGACAAGGCAGCAAAGCAGCCAAACAAGGAACTGAGGCGGCCAAGGAAGCCGGCCAAGAAATGAAACACGCGGCCGTTTCTAACGCAGAGGAT AAAACCAAGAATGTGGCCGGAAAGGTGGCCGAAGCTTCAAAAGACATGAGTGATAAAGCGAAGCAGACGGCACAAGAAGCCTGGGACTCGGTCAAGGACACCACTCAAAAAATCAAAGAGACGGTGGTTGGCAAGGCCGAAGAAGCCAAGGAGTCCGCAAAACACAATGCTGAGAAAGTCGAGCGCAGCATGAACACCAAAAATTAA
- the LOC113774120 gene encoding LRR receptor-like serine/threonine-protein kinase RCH1 → MPRQMQSLNHQNHHHLQYYYLLLLLAVLSQAVAEAASNEVVVLFSWLQTSPSPPSSFSDWNSLDSNPCNWSYIKCSTDNFVTEINIQSIQLATPFPSNLSSLRSLRTLIISGANLTGTIPLEIGDCTSLRTIDISSNSLVGSIPITISKLQNLEDLTLHSNKLTGNIPPELSNCIGLKNILLFDNELSGNLPVELGKLASLVVLRVGGNKEIDGKIPDELGDCQNLVVLGLADTKISGSLPASLGMLRNLQVLSVYTTMLSGEIPSDIGNCSELVDLYLYENNLSGSLPAELGKLQKLQKMLLWQNNLVGHIPDEIGNCRSLLIADFSLNSFTGSIPWSFGNLTNLLELMISNNNISGSIPPVLSNATSLTQLQLDTNQISGSIPMELGFLAELNIFFAWQNKLEGSIPPGLAGCRSLQALDLSHNFLTGSLPPGLFQLKNLTKLLLISNDISGSIPHETGNCSSLVRLRLTDNKISGQIPSEIGLLRSLTFLDLSNNNLIGSIPDEIGNCLALQMLNLRNNTLSGTLPSSLSSLSRLQVLDVSLNTFSGQISGSYSQLTSLNRLVLSRNSFSGSIPSTLDRLTSLQLLDLSGNNLSGNIPMELFKIESLDIALNLSWNTLTGVIPPEISALNKLSVLDLSHNKLEGELMALSGLENLVSLNISYNNFTGYLPDNKLFRQLSATELAGNQGLCSLGHDSCFLSSGPGMGMPKNKDVRRSWKLKTAIALLAVLAVALAVLGFFAVFHVRTLKRKDNDYELGGGDISPWQFSPFQKLNFTVDQVLKCLVESNVIGKGCSGIVYRADLDNGEVIAVKKLWTSTMAVGYSRKNDQLGASGGIRDSFSTEVKTLGSIRHKNIVRFLGCCWNQNTKLLMYDYMPNGSLGSLLHERSSGCLEWELRYQIILGAAQGLAYLHHDCVPPIVHRDIKANNILIGLEFEPYIADFGLAKLVDDEDFARSSKTVAGSYGYIAPEYGYMMKITEKSDVYSYGVVVLEILTGKQPIDPTIPDGLHIVDWVRQKRAGAELLDPSLLSRPESEIEEMTQILGVAVLCVNPSPDDRPTMKDVAAMLKEIKHEKEEYMKVDMLLKDSQANEHKGTGKDNDKVYHGGGPSSTTMNSLYLESHNSSFTASSLLHSSSSSGKVGFR, encoded by the exons ATGCCTAGGCAAATGCAATCTCTCAACCATCAAAATCACCACCACCTTCAATACTACTATCTCCTCCTTTTGCTCGCTGTTTTATCGCAAGCTGTGGCAGAAGCCGCTAGTAATGAAGTTGTTGTTCTGTTTTCTTGGCTTCAAACCTCTCCTTCACCACCTTCTTCCTTCTCAGACTGGAATTCTTTAGACTCTAATCCTTGTAACTGGTCCTACATTAAATGTTCTACTGATAATTTTGTAACAGAAATCAACATTCAATCCATCCAGCTTGCCACTCCATTTCCTTCCAACCTTTCCTCTCTCCGATCCCTCCGCACTCTTATCATTTCTGGTGCTAATCTAACTGGGACTATCCCACTTGAGATTGGAGATTGCACTTCCCTTAGAACTATTGATATCAGTTCAAACAGTCTTGTGGGCAGCATCCCAATCACCATTAGTAAGCTTCAGAATCTTGAGGACTTGACACTGCACTCCAATAAACTTACTGGAAACATTCCACCAGAGCTTAGCAATTGCATCGGCCTAAAAAATATCCTTTTGTTTGACAATGAGCTAAGTGGAAATCTTCCCGTTGAACTAGGAAAGCTTGCATCTCTGGTAGTCCTAAGAGTTGGAGGGAACAAAGAAATTGATGGTAAAATTCCTGACGAGTTGGGAGATTGCCAGAATTTGGTAGTGCTGGGTCTGGCTGATACTAAAATTTCTGGTTCTCTTCCTGCATCTTTGGGCATGCTAAGAAATCTTCAAGTATTGTCAGTTTATACTACCATGCTTTCAGGGGAAATACCTTCGGATATAGGCAATTGCTCAGAGCTagttgacttgtatttgtatgAGAACAATTTATCAGGTTCGCTTCCAGCAGAGCTGGGCAAGCTTCAGAAACTTCAGAAGATGTTATTGTGGCAAAACAATCTAGTTGGGCATATTCCTGATGAAATTGGGAACTGCAGAAGTTTGTTGATTGCTGATTTTTCATTGAACTCTTTCACTGGAAGCATTCCTTGGTCATTTGGGAACCTCACCAACCTGTTGGAGTTGATGATTAGTAACAACAATATTTCTGGTTCTATTCCTCCTGTTCTTTCTAATGCTACCAGTCTGACACAACTACAGCTAGATACTAACCAGATATCCGGCTCGATTCCAATGGAGCTCGGATTTTTGGCAGAGCTGAATATCTTCTTTGCTTGGCAGAACAAGCTTGAGGGAAGCATTCCACCTGGATTGGCTGGTTGCAGAAGTCTTCAAGCTCTGGATTTGTCACACAATTTTCTCACTGGTAGCTTACCCCCTGGCCTCTTTCAGCTGAAAAATCTAACCAAGCTTCTCTTGATTTCCAACGATATATCAGGCTCTATCCCTCACGAGACAGGTAATTGTAGCTCACTTGTGCGATTACGTCTCACTGATAATAAGATCAGTGGACAAATTCCAAGCGAAATTGGGTTGCTGAGGAGTCTCACTTTTCTTGACCTTTCTAATAATAATCTCATTGGATCAATACCTGATGAGATTGGCAATTGTCTAGCGTTGCAGATGCTGAATCTGAGAAACAATACTCTTTCTGGCACTCTGCCAAGCTCTCTATCTTCTCTAAGTAGACTTCAGGTCTTGGACGTTTCTCTGAACACTTTTTCTGGTCAGATTTCTGGGAGTTATAGCCAACTTACTTCCCTTAATAGGCTTGTTTTAAGTAGAAATTCTTTCTCGGGGTCAATCCCCTCAACACTGGACCGCTTGACAAGCCTCCAATTGCTTGATCTAAGTGGCAACAATCTCTCCGGCAATATCCCAATGGAACTGTTTAAAATTGAGTCCCTGGACATTGCTTTGAATTTGAGCTGGAATACCTTGACAGGGGTAATTCCACCTGAGATATCTGCTCTAAACAAACTCTCTGTGCTGGACCTGTCACACAATAAACTTGAAGGAGAATTGATGGCTCTCTCCGGGCTAGAAAACCTAGTTTCCCTGaatatttcttacaacaacttCACAGGTTATCTTCCGGACAATAAGTTGTTCAGACAGTTATCAGCAACTGAACTGGCAGGGAACCAGGGCTTGTGTTCTTTGGGGCATGATTCTTGCTTCTTGAGCAGTGGACCAGGCATGGGAATGCCAAAGAACAAAGACGTTAGACGATCCTGGAAACTGAAAACTGCAATTGCTCTACTTGCTGTTTTAGCGGTGGCCTTGGCAGTTCTAGGTTTCTTTGCAGTTTTTCATGTTCGAACTTTGAAGAGAAAAGATAATGATTATGAGTTGGGAGGAGGGGACATTTCCCCTTGGCAATTTAGTCCATTCCAGAAATTAAATTTCACAGTGGATCAAGTTCTGAAATGCTTGGTGGAATCCAACGTGATTGGAAAGGGATGTTCTGGAATTGTTTATCGTGCAGACCTGGATAACGGTGAAGTTATTGCAGTGAAGAAACTATGGACATCAACAATGGCTGTAGGATACAGCCGCAAAAATGATCAACTTGGAGCTAGTGGTGGGATTCGCGATTCTTTTTCCACCGAAGTAAAGACACTGGGTTCAATTCGTCATAAAAACATTGTTAGATTCTTGGGTTGCTGTTGGAATCAGAATACAAAGTTGCTGATGTATGATTACATGCCTAATGGAAGCCTGGGAAGTCTCCTCCATGAAAGAAGCAGTGGTTGCCTGGAATGGGAACTGAGGTATCAGATCATCCTAGGTGCAGCTCAAGGCTTGGCTTATTTACACCACGATTGTGTTCCACCAATTGTTCACAGGGACATCAAGGCAAATAACATTCTCATTGGTCTTGAATTTGAGCCCTACATTGCTGATTTCGGACTGGCAAAACTCGTTGATGATGAAGACTTTGCTCGTTCTTCCAAAACTGTTGCCGGTTCCTATGGGTACATTGCACCAG AATATGGTTACATGATGAAAATCACGGAGAAAAGCGATGTATACAGCTATGGAGTGGTAGTGTTAGAAATTCTAACAGGAAAGCAACCAATCGATCCCACAATACCAGACGGGCTACACATTGTGGACTGGGTAAGACAAAAAAGGGCAGGTGCAGAGCTGTTGGATCCCAGCTTACTTTCCAGGCCTGAATCAGAAATTGAAGAAATGACTCAAATTCTTGGAGTGGCTGTGCTTTGTGTAAATCCATCACCAGATGATAGGCCAACTATGAAGGATGTGGCAGCAATGctcaaagaaataaaacatgagaAAGAGGAATACATGAAAGTTGACATGCTGCTCAAAGATTCACAGGCTAATGAGCACAAGGGTACTGGAAAAGACAATGATAAGGTTTATCATGGAGGAGGGCCATCATCAACAACTATGAACAGCTTGTACTTGGAAAGTCACAATTCAAGCTTTACTGCATCCTCATTGCTGCATTCTTCTTCCTCCAGTGGAAAAGTTGGTTTTAGATGA
- the LOC113765382 gene encoding putative kinase-like protein TMKL1 has product MEFLKLIYLLITLVISHNLPISSSASSDVELVLLKIKPVLQGSSENLLLSSWNTSIPLCQWRGLKWVFANGTSLACTDLSSPQWTSLSLYNDSSLHLLSLQLPSANLTGTLPRELGELTTLQSLYLGVNGLSGTIPLELGYSSALSEVDLGNNLLNGSLPTSIWNLCDRLVSLRLHGNSLSGTLPEPALPGATCKNLESLDLGHNMFSGNFPEFVTRFNELKQLDLASNMLSGPIPVSLTGLHLEKLNLSFNNFSGMLPNLGNVKFGAEVFEGNPGLCGPSLRACSGSSGLSSGAIAGIVIGMMTGAVVLVSILIGYLQGKRRKNVDEEEEEMEEGEDEESGGGGGGGGEGKLILFQGGEHLTLEDVLNATGQVMEKTSYGTVYKAKLADGGTIALRLLREGSCKDRGSCLPVIRQFGKVRHENLIPLRAFYQGKRGEKLLIYDYLPNKTLHDLLHESRVGKPVLNWARRHKIALGIARGLAYLHSLETPITHGNVRSKNVLVDDFFVARLTEFGLDKIMVPAVADEIVGLAKVDGYKAPELQKMKKCNSRTDVYAFGILLLEILLGRKPGKGGRNGDFVDLPSLVKVAVLEETTMEVFDVELLKGTRSPMEEGLVQALKLAMGCCAPVASVRPAMDEVVRQLEENRPRNRSALYSPAETRSESGTPF; this is encoded by the exons ATGGAGTTTCTGAAGCTTATCTACCTGTTAATCACCCTCGTTATCAGCCATAATTTGCCTATTTCTTCATCTGCATCCTCAGATGTTGAGCTGGTTTTGCTGAAGATCAAACCTGTATTACAGGGCAGCTCTGAGAACTTGCTGCTTTCTTCGTGGAATACGTCAATTCCACTCTGTCAATGGAGAGGCCTCAAATGGGTCTTCGCAAATGGGACTTCTTTGGCCTGCACTGACCTGTCTTCGCCACAATGGACAAGCCTTTCGCTTTATAACGACTCCTCTTTGCACCTGCTTTCTCTGCAGCTCCCATCTGCTAATCTAACTGGAACTCTTCCAAGAGAGCTGGGTGAGCTCACAACTCTGCAAAGTCTCTATCTTGGGGTGAATGGGCTATCTGGAACCATCCCTCTTGAGCTTGGATACAGCTCTGCTCTGTCTGAAGTTGATTTGGGGAACAATTTGCTCAACGGGTCACTTCCAACTTCAATTTGGAATTTGTGTGATAGGCTGGTTTCGCTTCGGCTTCACGGTAATTCTTTATCTGGGACTCTTCCTGAGCCTGCATTGCCCGGTGCTACTTGCAAGAACCTAGAGTCCCTTGATTTGGGGCACAACAtgttttctggaaattttcctgAATTTGTAACTAGGTTTAATGAACTTAAACAACTTGATCTTGCTAGTAACATGCTTTCTGGGCCTATTCCTGTGAGTTTAACCGGACTACATTTGGAAAAATTGAATCTTTCGTTTAATAACTTTAGTGGGATGCTGCCAAATTTGGGAAACGTGAAGTTCGGGGCTGAGGTTTTCGAGGGTAATCCTGGACTCTGTGGGCCATCTTTGAGGGCTTGTAGTGGAAGCTCTGGATTGAGTTCAGGGGCAATTGCTGGTATTGTCATTGGCATGATGACTGGAGCAGTAGTCTTGGTGTCAATTTTGATTGGATATTTGCAGGGAAAGAGGAGGAAGAATGTGGACGAAGAAGAGGAGGAAATGGAGGAAGGAGAGGATGAAGAAAGTGGTGGCGGCGGCGGCGGTGGTGGTGAGGGCAAGCTGATTTTGTTTCAGGGTGGCGAGCATTTGACATTGGAAGATGTATTGAATGCGACAGGACAAGTTATGGAAAAGACTAGTTATGGAACTGTATATAAGGCAAAGCTTGCTGATGGAGGAACAATTGCGTTGAGGTTGTTGAGAGAAGGTAGTTGTAAGGATAGGGGTTCTTGTTTGCCAGTGATAAGGCAGTTTGGCAAAGTTCGACATGAGAATTTGATTCCGTTGCGAGCTTTCTATCAGGGGAAAAGAGGGGAAAAGCTACTCATATATGACTATCTACCTAACAAAACCCTCCATGACCTCTTGCATG AATCAAGGGTGGGGAAACCAGTGTTGAATTGGGCTAGGCGACACAAAATTGCTTTGGGCATAGCCAGAGGTCTGGCTTATCTTCACAGCCTTGAAACACCAATTACTCATGGCAATGTGAGATCCAAAAATGTACTTGTAGATGACTTCTTTGTGGCTAGGCTTACTGAGTTTGGACTTGACAAAATAATGGTCCCTGCTGTCGCTGATGAGATAGTGGGACTTGCAAAGGTTGATGGTTACAAGGCACCAGAACTCCAAAAGATGAAGAAATGCAATTCTAGAACTGATGTTTATGCATTTGGGATACTGTTATTGGAGATTTTGCTTGGGAGAAAGCCAGGAAAGGGTGGCAGAAATGGGGATTTTGTTGATTTGCCTTCACTAGTTAAAGTAGCAGTTCTTGAAGAAACAACGATGGAAGTTTTTGATGTAGAGCTATTGAAGGGCACAAGGAGTCCGATGGAAGAAGGGTTAGTTCAGGCATTAAAGCTTGCAATGGGTTGTTGCGCTCCTGTAGCTTCTGTAAGGCCTGCCATGGATGAGGTTGTAAGGCAGTTGGAGGAGAACAGACCAAGGAATAGGTCTGCTTTATACAGCCCAGCTGAAACTAGGAGTGAAAGCGGTACTCCATTTTGA
- the LOC113780701 gene encoding probable pectate lyase 8: MLVSLNAGAETESYVEDGKVLQSTGNSTIPLRPNEEAEFKHEHAVVDPEMVASMVDMSIRNNTERRKLGFFSCGTGNPLDDCWRCDPNWQRHRKRLADCAIGFGRNAIGGRDGRFYIVTDPGDDDPVNPQPGTLRHAVIQDRPLWIVFKRDMVITLKQELIMNSFKTIDGRGVNVHIANGACITIQFITNVIIHGLHIHDCKQTGNAMVRSSPSHYGWRTMADGDGISIFGSSHIWIDHNSLSNCADGLIDAIMGSTAITISNNYFTHHNEVMLLGHSDGYVRDKNMQVTIAYNHFGEGLIQRMPRCRHGYFHVVNNDYTHWKMYAIGGSAEPTINSQGNRYLAPANPFAKEVTKRVLTNEGVWQHWNWRSDGDLMLNGAYFTSSGLGASAGYARASSLAAKSSSLVGSLTSGAGVLSCRRGHQC, translated from the exons ATGCTCGTATCTCTAAATGCGGGTGCAGAAACAGAAAG TTACGTTGAGGACGGCAAGGTGTTGCAGAGCACAGGAAACTCAACAATCCCATTAAG GCCAAATGAAGAGGCTGAATTCAAGCACGAGCACGCTGTCGTCGATCCAGAAATGGTCGCTTCCATGGTTGATAT GAGCATACGCAATAACACAGAGAGGAGGAAATTGGGATTCTTCTCATGCGGGACAGGAAATCCTCTTGATGATTGCTGGCGCTGTGACCCAAACTGGCAACGCCACCGCAAACGCCTGGCCGATTGTGCCATTGGATTTGGGCGCAATGCCATTGGCGGTCGTGATGGCAGGTTCTATATAGTCACGGACCCTGGTGATGATGACCCTGTTAACCCCCAGCCTGGAACACTTCGTCATGCCGTAATTCAGGACAGGCCTCTCTGGATTGTGTTCAAACGGGACATGGTGATCACCCTAAAGCAAGAGCTTATTATGAACAGCTTTAAGACAATTGATGGCCGGGGTGTTAATGTTCACATTGCAAACGGGGCTTGCATAACCATCCAATTCATCACCAATGTCATCATTCACGGCCTCCACATACATGACTGCAAACAAACTGGTAATGCCATGGTTCGAAGCTCCCCAAGTCACTATGGCTGGAGGACAATGGCTGATGGTGATGGCATTTCCATATTTGGTTCGAGCCACATTTGGATTGATCATAATTCTCTTTCCAACTGTGCTGATGGCCTCATTGATGCCATCATGGGCTCTACTGCAATTACCATCTCTAATAACTACTTCACTCACCATAATGAG GTTATGTTATTGGGCCACAGCGACGGCTACGTTAGGGATAAGAATATGCAGGTCACCATTGCCTACAACCATTTTGGGGAGGGGCTGATACAGAGGATGCCAAG GTGTAGGCATGGATATTTCCATGTGGTAAATAATGACTACACTCATTGGAAGATGTATGCGATTGGTGGCAGTGCTGAGCCAACCATTAACAGCCAGGGGAACAGATATCTGGCCCCTGCCAACCCCTTTGCTAAAGAG GTGACAAAGAGAGTGTTGACAAATGAAGGGGTTTGGCAGCACTGGAACTGGAGGTCTGATGGGGACCTAATGCTGAACGGAGCCTACTTCACTTCATCTGGCCTTGGAGCTTCGGCCGGCTATGCCAGAGCCTCCAGCTTAGCAGCCAAGTCCTCTTCATTAGTGGGATCCCTTACCTCTGGTGCTGGGGTCCTTTCTTGCCGCAGAGGGCACCAATGCTAA
- the LOC113762398 gene encoding probable sugar phosphate/phosphate translocator At3g17430, whose protein sequence is MVINRQLVLTYLYLLVYILLSSGVILYNKWVLSPKYFNFPFPITLTMIHMGFSGLVAFFLVRVFKVVTPVKMTFEIYATCVIPISAFFASSLWFGNTAYLFISVAFIQMLKALMPVATFLMAVICGTDKLRWDIFLNMVLVSIGVVVSSYGEIHFNIVGTVYQVTGIFAEALRLVLTQVLLQKKGLTLNPITSLYYIAPCSFVFLFVPWYLLEKPGMEVSQIQFNFGIFFSNALSALALNFSIFLVIGRTSAVTIRVAGVLKDWILIALSTVVFPESTITTLNIVGYAIAICGVIMYNYLKVKDVRASQLPIENLAERTAKEFKMEKKSSDLYVPDDTINSSSGLRIGRNSASDVNVDEEAPLLASSRLSHLGQSQYSSHSA, encoded by the exons ATGGTCATTAACAGGCAGCTAGTTTTGACCTATCTTTATCTTCTGGTGTATATATTGCTTTCGTCAGGAGTTATTTTATATAACAAG TGGGTTCTCTCACCAAAGTATTTCAATTTCCCATTTCCTATAACGCTTACAATGATTCATATGGGCTTTTCGGGATTGGTAGCTTTCTTTCTAGTACGAGTTTTCAAG GTTGTAACTCCAGTCAAAATGACTTTTGAAAT TTATGCAACATGTGTAATCCCCATTAGTGCCTTCTTTGCTTCAAGCCTCTG GTTTGGCAACACGGCATATTTGTTTATCTCTGTGGCCTTCATCCAAATGCTCAAAGCCCTCA TGCCAGTAGCCACATTTCTCATGGCTGTTATTTGTGGTACCGATAAACTACGTTGGGATATATTCTTGAACATGGTGTTGGTTAGCATTGGAGTTGTGGTATCTTCATATGGTGAAATCCATTTCAACATAGTCGGCACAGTTTATCAGGTCACAGGAATATTTGCTGAAGCACTTAGGTTGGTCTTAACTCAAGTTCTTCTCCAGAAGAAAGGCTTGACACTAAATCCTATTACCAGTTTGTATTACATTGCTCCATGCAG CTTTGTGTTTCTCTTTGTGCCCTGGTATCTATTGGAGAAGCCTGGAATGGAAGTTTCACAGATTCAATTTAATTTTGGGATATTCTTCTCCAATGCTCTTAGTGCCCTGGCATTGAATTTCTCAATCTTTCTAGTTATTGGTAGAACCAGCGCTGTGACAATTCGAGTTGCTGGTGTCTTAAAGGACTGGATACTCATTGCCCTTTCGACTGTTGTCTTCCCAGAATCAACTATTACCACTCTTAACATTGTTGGTTATGCCATTG CCATATGTGGTGTAATCATGTATAATTACTTGAAAGTCAAAGATGTCCGTGCATCACAACTTCCTATTGAGAATCTTGCAGAAAGAACAGCAAAG GAATTCAAGATGGAAAAGAAGTCATCTGATCTGTATGTCCCAGATGACACTATCAACAGTAGCAGTGGGCTGAGGATTGGTAGAAATTCTGCTTCTGATGTTAACGTGGATGAAGAAGCACCTCTGTTGGCTTCCTCAAGGCTATCCCATTTGGGCCAAAGCCAATATAGCAGCCACTCAGCTTGA